The following DNA comes from Vibrio gigantis.
TTGTACGACGCGAGTACACAACCTATTACATTTTGACCTTTTTAAGTGGGGCAAGAAGACAGATCTTTGTGGCATTTGCTGGCTTACTGATGGTGAGCAAGTTTCAATATACCATCGCGATGATGGCCGCACTGTTCATGGTCTCCAGCTTAGCTGCGACGCTTGCTCTTCCTTATGTTGGGAGATTTATCGATAGAGTAGGAGAGAGGCAAGCTTTGATCATTGAGTATGCCGCGTTAGTGTTGGTGTTCCTATCTTACGCATTCGTGGATGATCATTATGCGGCCGCGGGGCTGTATGTTATCGACAGTATTATTTTTAGTTTTGCGATAGCTTTAAACACGTACTTTAAAAAGACAATTAGGGAAGATGAAGTGGCTTCAACGGCGAGTTTGTCGTTCACCATCAATCATATTGCAGCGGTGTTCCTACCATTTTTGTTGGGAATTATCTGGATGTCTGGTTATCAATGGGTATTTGTTACAGGAGCAGTGATTGCTTTGATTAGCCTGTTGGTATCGCTGACCATGGGAACTACGCTGCACCAGCGGATTAATGGGTTTGATAAGCGACAGAAACGGGTTTGATAAGTTACAGGAACAATAGCGACTCTCATCAAGAACTACAGCATTTTACATCGAAGGCTCAGGTTATTTGCCAATGCTAGAGCAATCAGAGCAGTTCAACACAACGCAGATGGAAGCGGTTAAGTCGGTGTCTAAAATTAACAGTGCAGGTGATGTTTAGGAGGCGTGGAAATAGTGAGACCAATACCATTGGCTTAGGTATCTCATGAACTGATTGGCTTTAAGCAAAAATATAAGTCAGTACAATTGAAAATTAATTGTACTGACTAATGACGATAAGAAATAGAGCCTAGATTGACAACCCACCAGCTCCTGCAGTCGCAATTCCTATCCACATTTGTGATTTCGCTAAGACTCTTAATTCATCACCATGAATGGATTTAAACGTTTCATGCGCTACTTGGCCATTTTCAGCATCTATAATGTCGCCTATGAGCTCAAAACCTTGATCAATGAGTTGTTCGTTTTCCGTTGTAAATGAAGGGCTATGTACATCTAAATGAACTAATATTTTATCTTTTTTATAAAATTGAAATGAAGCCATATTTACATCCTAATTGGTCATTAAATGTTCAAGATCATGGTAATTTATGGGATGGTTAACATCAATTGATTTTATAAATAAAAGTGTGTCCGAATATTTAGAGCTTCTTATCTACTTGGCTGATTATAAATAGGGTAGAGCGCAAGGAGATCGCGCGTATTTCTCACAAAATTGGAGAATAACGAGTTATTAAATTCAATAACTGTTCAGTCGATAGTTTCATGACTTAAAAAGGATATATGAATAGAAAGGGCCACTTCCCAATGCTAGATCAAATAGATCAGTTAAATACAAAGTTGATGAAAGCGGTTAAGTCGGTGAAATCGGGTGGTTATCAACGTTCGGGAGATAAAACGAAGGCCTCGCGTATGCGAGGCCTTTTTGTGTTCCGGCCAAAACCTAATAATGGCGAGGGTCGAACATTCGATAACTCTTATTTAAAGGAACTCTTATTTAAAGGTTAACGAAAACTCGGGATAATCGCTGGGATTCCTGGTAGAAGGCCAACCAATGCCATCACACCACTTAGTACAATAAACATAGCTCCAGGTAACACCCAACGGTTCATTTTACTCAGTTCACTGCTACGTTCTTTACAACCGACTAAGCCTAAGTTATCTAACAGCATGGTGAGAGCCCAACCAAATGCAGGGTTAACGAGCGCTGAAGAAAACACAACAATTGCTGCTGATTGGGTGGTTTTCCCTTCACGTGTCATTTCCATTCCAGCTTCTAGCAATGGCACAAATACGCCAACAATTAACGCGACACAAAGTACAGGCTGCCATATAGCTAAATCCATCGGGTAGCCCCAAACAGCGGCGATAATACAGAACAGAGCCGTGAGCAATGCGCCAGCAGGAATAGGGCGTTTAGCAATTGCTGCAGGGACGATATAAGTACCCCATGAAGACGTAAAGTTAGTACCGCCAAGTAGAGAACCGAACGTTTGACGAATTGATGCCGTGGTCATGGTGTCATCAATGTTCATGTGTACTTTTTCGGTACGTTCTGGATAGCTGATCTTTTGGAATACTTGATGGCCTAAGAAATCTGGTGACCACATAGCCACAGCTAAAATAGCAAACGGCAATACCACCATGAAGTGTTCAATCGTTGGTAGGCCTAGCATCCAACCTGTATCTTCTCCCCACCAATACATAGGGTTCATGTTAGGCAAGCCTGGTTCAGTGTGGAAAGCAAATGGGGCACCCATGGCAAATGCAATCGTACCACCTAGCAAGCAGCTAAGAGGGACAGCTAGCCAACGCTTACGGAAATGTTCCAATAACGCGTACAAAATAATGGTGCAAAAGATCACGACAAAAGCGATATGACTCATACCGATTCCTTCAGCCCAAGCGAAGAGTTTTTTCACTTGAGAAGCGGTTCCAACAAAGCCAAGGTAAAGTAATAAACCGCCACACACACCTTTACTGGTGAGGTTGGCCAACATGCTGCCACCTTTACTGATGGCTAAAATTAGGCCAAAAGCACCAATCAACAAGCCAAAGGCCATAGGGTGTCCGCCGGCTGCAACGACAATCGGAATTAAAGGGATGAGTGGGCCGTGTGTACCTGCGAGGTTCGCGGTCGGCAATAAAAAGCCAGAGAAAAGAATGATGAAAACAGAGGCGATGAGTAGTTCATAACGAACGTTTTCTAAAATGAAGCCTTCATCTAGCCCTAGAGCCCCGGCAAATGTTGCTGCAATGGCACCCACCATAACAACTTTACCGATGGTAGCCGCCATCGCTGGGATAGTATCTTCTATCTCAAATCGATAATCTTTAAACGGCAAATTAGGACGCCAGCGTTTAGGCGCCATGATTTGTAATTCATGCTCTAAATATTGTTCGCGGGAATCAAATTCCGATCTTGGTTTGTGTTGTTGTTCATAAGTGAGTTCATCCTCATTGGCTTGAGGCTTATCTGCTTGTATATGTACGGACTCTAAAGTACTGCTCATGTTGATTCCTTTCGTTCACACTCTAAGGTGTGTTATTCCAACAAACGTTATTGACTCACGGCACGAAGATTTAGCTGAGTTGCTATAAAGTTTCTGCCACGAAGAACTCGATGACTGTATTTTATATATGAGCAGATTTATTATTAATAAGTGAAATTAACTCACTATCAAATACGAATAACAAATCAACCTATAATTTAAAAAATTATGATAATTCAGTAGTTAGTACCTTATACCAAACCAAAAAAAACAAATAGTCTCAGTTAGTTAGACATTAGTCGTAGAGTTAGGCGACTAGTATGCGACCCTGTAGGGAATAGGCATTTATTCAGAAATAATTAAGTAATGTTCGACAATAAATGGCTTGATTTTAAAACCCCGAGAAAATCTATCGACTCATGTTTAGTTGCATGCTTGACTGAGTTCTTGGTGTGATTTGATAGTGAACATCTGCTCCAGTTTTATGCCGGATATATTGGGGCGATAAACAGTGTCAGGCCTTGCCTTTTGCCACTAAATCTCTACTACGTTCTGCCCCTGATAGTGATAGAATCTCCGCATCATAATTATCGAGAAACTAGGTATTTATAAACAATGTTTATCCATCACGTTAACGGCATCGACTGGCTGGTGATTACAGCTTTTGAAGAACTGAAAACTATGTTTATCAAAGATGCTGGTCCCATCCCATCTTACTTCTCTACCGCCAGTGAATTGAGCCTGATTGATCAAGCCAAGCGCAGCTATGGATTTTTGCCTACACTCCGCGGTGTGGTCACCGATACCGGCACGTATCAAAGTAAAGATCTGGAAGAAGATTTGAACCCACAGCTTGCGTGTATAGTTGAAGGGCGTGGTCGGGTGTTTATCTATCACGGCGACTATGTGGCTTTTGTGGATGACGAGCAAACCTTCATTACCCGAATGGACTGAAAATGATTCAGTAACTTGAAATGGGCAAATCAGTATCACGGCTACAGGATTTTACCCAAAGATTTGAAAGAACTAATGAATTAAAGGATTAGTACAATGGCAAAAACGATCTCATTGGTACTTGGTAGTGGTGGCGCTAGAGGCTTAGTTCATGTTGGCGTTATCCGTTGGCTGATTGAACATGGCTATCAGATAAAATCCATCTCTGGCTGTTCAATTGGCGCACTTATCGGTGGTGTTTACGCGGCAGGTAAGTTAGATGAATTTGAAGAGTGGGTCACCAGTATCGATCAATCGGATATGGCTATGATGTTGGACTTTTCATGGCAATCGAGTGGCATGTTTAAGGGGGACAAGATCATCGACACACTGCGTGGATTAATCGGCGAGATTTCAATTGAAGATCTGCCTATCCCTTATACCGCAGTTGCCGCTAACGTCGCCGATGAAAAAGAGGTTTGGCTGCAATCAGGTTCTCTGTTTGATGCCATTCGCGCCTCTATCTCTTTGCCACTATTCTTCACACCTCATGTCATCAATGGAGAAGAGCTGATTGATGGCGGAGTACTTAATCCCGTTCCGATTGCGCCTACCTTCAGTGATAAGACAGACTTTACGCTGGCTGTGAACTTAGGTGGTGAGCCTGAAACGGTTAAACAGGAAACGACATCGGTTTCCCTACCTACAAAAGAGAGTAACCTGCATGAGAAGGTTGTTCATTTTATCGATAATCTAGGTAGCAGTGTAAAAAGCAAAATGAGTTTTAACTTTGCAGCTTACGACATTGCCAACCAAGCGTTTGATGCGATGCAATCGACTATTGCTCGCCAGAAATTGGCCGCTTATCCTGCCGACATTACGCTTGAGATCCCACGCAATGCCTGCGGCACCTTAGAGTTTGATCGCTCACAAGAGATGATAGATAGAGGCTACCATTTGGCACAGGCTAAACTCGGCAACAGGCTTTAAGATGAGAGACAGAAAAGACATGTTGAAATTGTTGCGCCAGATGAAAAAGTGGAAACTTGCGTCGCTTAGCTTGATCATTCTCGTTACCACTTTCTTTATCTATCATCAGTTCGGTAACAGCATGTCCCGTGCCGATGAGGCAAAATTTCTAATCGGGCAACTTAATACTGTCTTGGATGCTGCTGAGCAATATTCTCATGATAATGGTTCTTTGCCCCCAATTACTTCCGATACTGACACTAAATTCGGCTACTTAAATATCAATCACTTAATCGAGAATCCGGGCATATCAACATGGCAAGGGCCCTACCTCGCTTTTGACGATACATGGATTGGTGGTGATCAGTATATTGACCACCCAGACTACATAGCAACGCAATTACTGCTTAAGGAAAAGGGGAGTCAGTGGGTACGAGGAAGCTCAGAAACCGGCTGTAATGCGTCGTCACCAGTATGCTCTCTTGCGGCTTGTATTTGGTTGGTGCCAACAAAAGTCGCACGAGATATTAATCAGATTGTGGACGGAGATACGAGTATAGAAAGCTCGGATGCGACAGGAAAAATACGTTACGACAACACTTTTGGTGGCGCTCTTGTATGTATGATTGGAGATGATTACCCAATGCCTTCGACACAGCCAAATTAAGTCGTTTCTTATTAATTACTGGCCGCTTCGTTTTTTTTTTTACTTGACCTGGACTCGATAGACGTAATATTGGTAAAGCGAGTTGTTCTGTAGATAAAATTAAGGCCTCGCGTGTGCGAGGCCTTTTGATTTTCTGGTAATAACAATAAACTAATCTTTAATAAATTATTGGGCAGAAGGGTTCTAGTCCATACAAATTAGAGCCGTTATTATCCTTACCAGATATCTTCAATTAAAGAGTCTTTGAGCTGCTCTGCTGCTGCAATGTTTTCTTTCGACATGTACTGCTTAACGTCAATTATCTCTTTTTCTGCATCCGAGTTTCCGTATTCCTGCGCGACTTCAAACCATGCTAGCGCTTTAACAAAATCGCTCCATGTTCCGTGACCATTGCGGTAAGCGTAACCAACGGAATACTGACCATAATCGTTGCCCTGCATAGCAGCGCTAGTGTAATACTCTAATGCTTTTTTTGCGTCTGTAGTTTTGAAACCACACGGTTTTTTGTATCGAGTAGAAGAGTAAATATCACCCATCTTTACATAAGAAAGTGTATGTTCATCTTCTTCAATGGCGTTGCTAAACAATTGCATCGCTTTAGAACAACTCTTTTCAACGCCTTGTCCATTTAGGTAAGAAATACCCAAGTTGTACATGGCACTTGCATCACCTAAGTTTGCTGATTGCTCAAACCAATAAGCCGATTTAGTGAAGTCCTGAGCGACGCCTTGACCCTCATCGTATGAAAACGCGAGTTGATACATAGCGTCAGAATAACCTGCTTGCGCGGAAGCGAGGTAATAGTCATTGCCTTTTTTAAGATCGACAGGTGTACCTTCACCATCAAAATACATTACGCCTAATGAATAGAGCACATAGGGGTCTTTGCTCGGTTCCGCTTTATGGTACCAAGCCAGTGCCTTTTCGTACTGTTCGTCGTAGTAATACTTATCTGCCAAGGTAATGATGGCTTTCACCTCACCAGATTCCGCGAGTTGATTCATGTACTCATAACCGCGCTCTACGTTCTCTTCATACATTGAATCTTCAATCAAAAGGTTAGCAGCCTGCATCACCAATTCATTATCGCTAGAATTTTCTGCCGTCTTTAATAGAGTGAGCTCTTCGCCTTCAAAAACTTCAATCTCAAGATCATATGCAAAAGCATTGGCTGATAGCAGCAGTGACAGTGACGTTAAAAAGGTACAACTTTGTTTCATCATTTAAGCCATTTATTATATTAGTTAAGTTTCACATGAATATAACAAGGTAGCTTTGAAAATAAAGGGTTTTTACAAATGTAGACCTCTGGATTTACTACAATGAGACCTAGGGCATTTCCGGATGCTAGAGCAGCTAGAATAGTTAAACCAACCTCTGATCAAAGTGATTAAGCCAGTGAAGTAGTGGGCCGATTTCTTTCAGTGCAATTCATGCTCCAGAGAGCTTTAAACCCAAACAGCTGCGCCCCACATTTACCTCACTGGCAGCTTAGTCTTTGTTTTTACCTGACCGAAGGCGAAGCTAGATTCAATAGAAGCAATATTGGGCAGGCGGGTTAATTGTTTACGGATAAACTGCTCGTAGCTTTTGAGCGATTCACTGACCACATGCAGCAAATAGTCGTGATTGCCTGTCATTAGAAAGCACTCTAACACTTCATCGATGGCTTCAATGTGCTGCTCAAAGTCTCGCATGTTTTCTTCAGTCGGCTTTTCAAGTTTTACCAACACAAATACATTCACGGGTAACCCACATGCCTCTTGGTCGACACTAGCGTGATAGCCTCGAATGATCCCTTGTTTCTCTAATGCTCGAACTCGGCGTAAACAAGGGGAGGGAGAAAGCGCTACGCGGTCGGCTAACTCTTGATTGGTCAGCCGTGCGTTGCTTTGCAGTTCAGCCAGTATTTTTTTGTCGATCTCATCCATTGGCATATACCATCAATATTGAAGTTCATTTGGCAATATTATTGCTCAAAGTGTATGCCTTACTTCGCAAATAGCAATTTTTAACATCTGCGCAAAACTAAAATTAAAGGAGGAACAACAAGCATGGAATGACTTAGGAACTATGAATACTTCAACTCAACTTAGCCCACTGCGTAAAACCACCAAACACGAACAAGCAGAAGCTCTTGCCATTGAGCAGGCAAAACACTTTGGTATCGACCCAAATAGTGATTACGGCGTCACGCTGATTGAACTGGCGACGACCCTGTACAAAGCTAATACCAAGACACACGATCTTTGGGCATTGACGGTTGATGGCTTATCAGATCTCGACAAGAGTGACCGGATCGCTTGGTTTAACGCTAAACGTTTTTTGTCATTCCAGA
Coding sequences within:
- a CDS encoding MFS transporter — its product is MLVIIAIASVIANTGWRVVMNNFAVDTVGMSGADVGVLQSVREIPGLLSFTVLFLLFIASEQRVAVLSVATLGLGVAVTGYLPSIYGFYFSTTIMSIGFHYLEAVNKSLSTQLLAAENFSESIGKIRSAASFFSMVTFLGIMVASYLFDVSDKAIFFTCGAICFWLAVYLVTFQDTYTEVKQHTKLIVRREYTTYYILTFLSGARRQIFVAFAGLLMVSKFQYTIAMMAALFMVSSLAATLALPYVGRFIDRVGERQALIIEYAALVLVFLSYAFVDDHYAAAGLYVIDSIIFSFAIALNTYFKKTIREDEVASTASLSFTINHIAAVFLPFLLGIIWMSGYQWVFVTGAVIALISLLVSLTMGTTLHQRINGFDKRQKRV
- a CDS encoding DUF3360 domain-containing protein, which encodes MSSTLESVHIQADKPQANEDELTYEQQHKPRSEFDSREQYLEHELQIMAPKRWRPNLPFKDYRFEIEDTIPAMAATIGKVVMVGAIAATFAGALGLDEGFILENVRYELLIASVFIILFSGFLLPTANLAGTHGPLIPLIPIVVAAGGHPMAFGLLIGAFGLILAISKGGSMLANLTSKGVCGGLLLYLGFVGTASQVKKLFAWAEGIGMSHIAFVVIFCTIILYALLEHFRKRWLAVPLSCLLGGTIAFAMGAPFAFHTEPGLPNMNPMYWWGEDTGWMLGLPTIEHFMVVLPFAILAVAMWSPDFLGHQVFQKISYPERTEKVHMNIDDTMTTASIRQTFGSLLGGTNFTSSWGTYIVPAAIAKRPIPAGALLTALFCIIAAVWGYPMDLAIWQPVLCVALIVGVFVPLLEAGMEMTREGKTTQSAAIVVFSSALVNPAFGWALTMLLDNLGLVGCKERSSELSKMNRWVLPGAMFIVLSGVMALVGLLPGIPAIIPSFR
- a CDS encoding cytosolic protein, translating into MFIHHVNGIDWLVITAFEELKTMFIKDAGPIPSYFSTASELSLIDQAKRSYGFLPTLRGVVTDTGTYQSKDLEEDLNPQLACIVEGRGRVFIYHGDYVAFVDDEQTFITRMD
- a CDS encoding patatin-like phospholipase family protein — protein: MAKTISLVLGSGGARGLVHVGVIRWLIEHGYQIKSISGCSIGALIGGVYAAGKLDEFEEWVTSIDQSDMAMMLDFSWQSSGMFKGDKIIDTLRGLIGEISIEDLPIPYTAVAANVADEKEVWLQSGSLFDAIRASISLPLFFTPHVINGEELIDGGVLNPVPIAPTFSDKTDFTLAVNLGGEPETVKQETTSVSLPTKESNLHEKVVHFIDNLGSSVKSKMSFNFAAYDIANQAFDAMQSTIARQKLAAYPADITLEIPRNACGTLEFDRSQEMIDRGYHLAQAKLGNRL
- a CDS encoding type II secretion system protein; translation: MLKLLRQMKKWKLASLSLIILVTTFFIYHQFGNSMSRADEAKFLIGQLNTVLDAAEQYSHDNGSLPPITSDTDTKFGYLNINHLIENPGISTWQGPYLAFDDTWIGGDQYIDHPDYIATQLLLKEKGSQWVRGSSETGCNASSPVCSLAACIWLVPTKVARDINQIVDGDTSIESSDATGKIRYDNTFGGALVCMIGDDYPMPSTQPN
- a CDS encoding tetratricopeptide repeat protein; translation: MMKQSCTFLTSLSLLLSANAFAYDLEIEVFEGEELTLLKTAENSSDNELVMQAANLLIEDSMYEENVERGYEYMNQLAESGEVKAIITLADKYYYDEQYEKALAWYHKAEPSKDPYVLYSLGVMYFDGEGTPVDLKKGNDYYLASAQAGYSDAMYQLAFSYDEGQGVAQDFTKSAYWFEQSANLGDASAMYNLGISYLNGQGVEKSCSKAMQLFSNAIEEDEHTLSYVKMGDIYSSTRYKKPCGFKTTDAKKALEYYTSAAMQGNDYGQYSVGYAYRNGHGTWSDFVKALAWFEVAQEYGNSDAEKEIIDVKQYMSKENIAAAEQLKDSLIEDIW
- a CDS encoding Lrp/AsnC family transcriptional regulator, with translation MDEIDKKILAELQSNARLTNQELADRVALSPSPCLRRVRALEKQGIIRGYHASVDQEACGLPVNVFVLVKLEKPTEENMRDFEQHIEAIDEVLECFLMTGNHDYLLHVVSESLKSYEQFIRKQLTRLPNIASIESSFAFGQVKTKTKLPVR